One Arthrobacter sp. StoSoilB20 DNA segment encodes these proteins:
- a CDS encoding sugar-binding domain-containing protein encodes MARSRDSDALRAAQMYYLQDLTMDAIARELRTSRSTVSRLLSSARETGLVQVQIRSPFDTGPELESQIRNQYGVDVHVVPVLDTLNEAETLDRVAMQAARTIGPLVDSNAIIGVAWGATLSAVSRHLTRKVTHDSIVVQLNGAGNMQTTGITYASDIMRRFGSAYGARVEQFPVPAFFDHASTKTAMWNERSVQRILDLQARMSIAIFGVGSVDSDYPSHVYAGGYLDEHDLTVLAADDVVGDVATVFFRSDGSSDGITLNARSTGPSHDQLRQVRRRICVVSGASKINGLQGALAAGLATDLILDEASARRLVSFNGHS; translated from the coding sequence ATGGCGCGATCACGTGACTCGGATGCGCTCCGGGCTGCACAGATGTATTACTTGCAGGATCTGACCATGGATGCCATTGCACGCGAACTGAGGACCTCCCGATCCACCGTCTCCCGGCTGCTGTCCTCCGCCCGCGAAACCGGCCTGGTGCAGGTCCAGATCAGGAGCCCCTTCGATACCGGACCCGAGCTGGAAAGCCAGATTCGGAACCAATATGGAGTCGATGTCCATGTGGTCCCGGTGCTTGACACCCTGAATGAAGCAGAGACCCTGGACCGCGTGGCCATGCAGGCTGCCCGCACAATTGGGCCATTGGTGGACTCGAACGCCATCATCGGAGTTGCGTGGGGCGCCACCCTCAGCGCGGTGAGCCGCCACCTCACCCGCAAGGTCACCCACGACAGCATTGTGGTCCAGCTCAACGGTGCCGGAAACATGCAAACCACCGGAATCACCTACGCCAGCGACATCATGCGGCGCTTCGGCAGCGCCTACGGCGCCCGGGTGGAGCAGTTCCCGGTTCCCGCATTCTTCGATCACGCCTCCACTAAGACGGCCATGTGGAATGAGCGCAGCGTTCAACGCATCCTTGATCTGCAGGCCCGCATGAGCATCGCGATCTTCGGCGTCGGTTCGGTGGATTCGGACTATCCCAGCCACGTCTATGCCGGCGGGTATCTTGATGAACACGATCTCACCGTCCTGGCCGCCGATGACGTGGTGGGGGACGTCGCCACAGTGTTTTTCCGAAGCGACGGGTCCTCGGACGGCATCACGCTGAACGCGAGGTCCACCGGGCCCAGCCACGACCAGTTGCGGCAGGTCCGGCGCCGCATCTGCGTCGTTTCAGGGGCCTCCAAAATCAATGGCCTCCAAGGCGCACTGGCCGCCGGGCTGGCCACTGACCTCATCCTGGACGAAGCCTCGGCACGGCGACTTGTCAGTTTCAACGGCCACTCCTGA
- a CDS encoding aldo/keto reductase, with protein MRSPSTPASNRLALNNGVQMDRLGYGLYKVPAKDAEALVATALGEGYRRFDTAAMYGNEVGVGRALGGAVGDAAEANRGTGGSGESVHALAREDLFVTTKVWNDDQGYDATLRAFDTSMANLGLDYVDLYLIHWPCAGRGLFVESYKAMETLYREGKVRAIGVSNFQPGHLEELMGKAEVVPAVNQIELHPWLQQTRLRTLHEQLGIRTEAWSPLGRGQVLADPAIIELAEKYGRTPAQVILRWHLQIGNLVIPKASSAGRIKENLAVFDFDLDASDMDGIAGLERHHRTGSHPDNVN; from the coding sequence ATGAGATCCCCCTCCACGCCGGCATCGAACAGGCTGGCACTAAACAACGGCGTACAGATGGATCGCTTGGGATACGGCCTCTACAAAGTTCCCGCGAAGGACGCTGAAGCCTTGGTTGCCACGGCCTTGGGCGAGGGCTATCGCCGGTTCGATACCGCCGCAATGTACGGCAACGAAGTAGGAGTGGGCCGCGCCCTGGGAGGTGCCGTCGGCGATGCCGCGGAAGCCAACAGAGGTACCGGCGGCTCCGGCGAATCGGTACACGCGCTGGCCCGCGAAGATCTCTTCGTCACCACCAAGGTCTGGAACGATGACCAGGGCTACGATGCCACACTGCGGGCCTTTGATACCTCCATGGCAAACCTTGGCCTTGACTACGTGGACCTCTACCTCATCCACTGGCCGTGTGCCGGGCGGGGACTCTTCGTGGAAAGCTACAAAGCGATGGAAACCCTCTACAGGGAGGGTAAGGTGCGGGCCATTGGCGTCTCCAACTTCCAGCCCGGCCACCTTGAAGAACTGATGGGCAAGGCAGAAGTAGTCCCCGCAGTGAACCAGATCGAGCTGCACCCATGGTTGCAGCAAACCAGGCTGCGGACCCTCCACGAACAACTGGGCATCCGCACTGAGGCGTGGAGTCCCCTCGGCCGTGGACAGGTGTTGGCTGATCCGGCCATCATCGAGCTGGCCGAAAAGTACGGCAGGACCCCGGCGCAGGTTATTCTCCGCTGGCATCTCCAGATCGGGAACCTGGTGATTCCGAAAGCGAGTTCAGCCGGGCGCATCAAGGAAAACCTGGCCGTCTTCGATTTTGACTTGGACGCATCCGATATGGACGGCATCGCCGGCCTCGAGCGCCACCACCGAACCGGGTCACACCCGGACAACGTGAACTAG
- a CDS encoding alpha/beta hydrolase: MAKMDTANSPDGTQAAGAFFSAALPGRTVASEVDVDGSKVAFWTYEPVIVTPETRTILVIHGFRGDHHGLLRVADQLPEMRIIMPDLPAFGSSEPFIEDEHSVERYGKFISGFMAALALDSKTVLLGHSFGSIVTSHFTAANPGTVYPLILINPIAAPALEGPKGIMTKLAVLYYQASAKFPARLGLAILRNRVIVRIMSITMAKTKDKALRRFIHGQHDAYFSAFSDRKSLLESFKASVSGNVAEVAEQLTLPVLLVAGEKDEIATLPNQHKLMKRLPDAKLEVIPGVGHLIHYETPVPAAEAIRTFLEEHPA, from the coding sequence ATGGCGAAAATGGACACCGCAAACTCCCCCGACGGGACGCAAGCAGCCGGCGCGTTCTTCAGCGCTGCCCTGCCAGGACGGACTGTGGCTTCAGAGGTGGACGTCGATGGCAGCAAGGTGGCGTTTTGGACCTACGAACCGGTCATTGTCACCCCTGAAACCCGCACCATCCTGGTGATTCACGGATTCCGTGGAGATCACCACGGATTGCTCCGTGTGGCGGACCAGCTCCCGGAAATGCGGATCATCATGCCGGACCTGCCCGCGTTCGGGAGCTCGGAGCCCTTCATCGAGGACGAACACAGCGTTGAGCGTTATGGGAAGTTCATCTCCGGTTTCATGGCCGCACTCGCCCTGGACAGCAAAACTGTCCTGCTGGGCCACTCCTTCGGATCAATCGTCACCAGCCACTTCACTGCCGCGAATCCCGGTACTGTCTACCCGCTGATCCTGATCAACCCCATTGCTGCGCCGGCATTGGAGGGGCCGAAGGGCATCATGACCAAACTAGCGGTGCTGTACTACCAAGCATCCGCCAAGTTTCCGGCCCGCCTCGGACTGGCGATTCTTCGCAACAGGGTGATCGTTCGCATCATGAGCATCACCATGGCCAAAACCAAGGACAAAGCCCTTCGCCGTTTCATCCATGGCCAACACGATGCCTACTTCAGTGCCTTCTCAGACAGGAAAAGCCTGCTTGAATCATTCAAGGCCTCCGTCTCCGGCAACGTGGCCGAGGTCGCGGAACAGCTCACTCTCCCCGTACTCCTTGTCGCCGGCGAAAAAGATGAGATCGCTACTCTTCCCAACCAGCACAAACTCATGAAGCGGCTCCCTGATGCAAAGCTGGAAGTGATTCCCGGCGTCGGGCATCTGATCCACTACGAAACGCCGGTTCCGGCGGCTGAAGCAATCCGCACCTTCCTGGAGGAACACCCCGCGTGA
- a CDS encoding glycosyltransferase family 1 protein, whose protein sequence is MKIVIDARFTRTDHHDGISRYGSSLIAATSKIADVTMLISDKRQLALLPEVPYVMVNSPLSPLELFVARKVNPLGADVVVCPMQTMGTLGRRYGLVLTLHDLIYYEHPAPPGFLPAPVRLLWRLYHKAFWPQRLLLNRADIVATISRTTEALMAKYALTKRPVRIVGNAPQPGQQPRDPEAGADKALLYMGSFMPYKNVETMIRGMAGLEDYTLHLLSRITPERKAELEAIVPAGAKVIFHNGVTDAEYDKLLLRATALISLSRAEGYGLPLVESMALGTPVIASDIPIFREVGGDAVSYVDPESPEEFAAAVTALGHDGLWQRRSRASAARASEFNWDVSARQLLAAAEEVVALRRSRT, encoded by the coding sequence GTGAAAATTGTCATCGACGCACGTTTTACCCGAACGGACCACCACGATGGCATCAGCCGCTACGGTTCCAGCCTGATAGCGGCAACATCCAAAATAGCCGATGTCACCATGCTGATCAGCGACAAACGCCAACTGGCACTCCTGCCGGAAGTCCCCTATGTAATGGTCAACAGCCCTTTGTCGCCGCTGGAGCTGTTCGTGGCCCGTAAGGTCAATCCGTTGGGTGCCGATGTTGTTGTGTGCCCCATGCAGACCATGGGTACCCTTGGACGCCGCTACGGACTGGTCCTCACGCTCCATGACCTCATCTACTATGAACACCCGGCTCCCCCAGGCTTCCTCCCCGCACCGGTACGACTGCTGTGGAGGCTCTACCACAAGGCGTTCTGGCCCCAGCGGCTCCTGTTGAACCGGGCGGACATCGTGGCCACGATCAGCCGCACCACCGAAGCCCTCATGGCAAAGTACGCCTTGACCAAACGCCCGGTGCGGATTGTGGGAAATGCCCCCCAACCCGGACAGCAGCCCCGGGACCCCGAGGCCGGCGCCGACAAGGCACTGCTCTACATGGGCTCCTTCATGCCCTACAAGAACGTGGAAACCATGATCCGGGGCATGGCCGGACTGGAGGATTACACGCTGCACCTGCTCAGCCGGATCACCCCCGAACGGAAGGCTGAATTGGAGGCCATTGTTCCCGCGGGAGCCAAAGTCATCTTCCACAATGGCGTTACGGATGCCGAATACGACAAACTCCTTCTGCGGGCGACGGCGTTGATCAGCCTTTCACGCGCCGAAGGTTATGGTTTGCCGCTGGTGGAGTCCATGGCCTTGGGAACACCGGTCATCGCCAGCGACATCCCGATCTTCCGGGAAGTGGGTGGGGACGCCGTCAGCTACGTCGACCCCGAATCGCCCGAAGAATTCGCCGCCGCCGTGACAGCACTTGGCCATGACGGGTTGTGGCAGCGCCGGTCCCGGGCATCAGCCGCACGCGCGTCAGAATTCAACTGGGACGTATCGGCGCGGCAACTATTGGCCGCAGCCGAGGAAGTGGTGGCCCTGCGCCGGAGCCGGACGTAA
- a CDS encoding primosomal protein N' has protein sequence MAGHEAQSSLLQPSLLQGFPDRAPVNGPPLAAENPVARVILESSLPHLDRPFDYSVPAELSEDASPGVRVKVKFNGQELNGYILERRADSDAAGPLSTLHKVVSPVAVLTPAVSELASTVAARYAGTLSDVLRTAIPPRVAKVEKELLAGELASGVAELKPLTDARAWANYSNGPSYLQHLAGGGSPKAVLTALQGFGPGGWPALVASAVATVRSSGRGAVVVVPDYRDLEQLENALAKVLPSSDIARLAADDGQTPRYRNFLRLLSGSAGVAVGTRSAAYAPVQDLGLVVCWDDGDDLHIEQRAPYAHTREVLLLRAEQANAACLMASHSRSTELQRLVEMQWAVPIEAPRTVARSIVPRVLNTADSFEQERDPLARIARLPGAAWRAAKEALERGPVLVQVARAGYAPSLVCETCRELARCNACQGPLAISSGTAIPACKWCSTPAPQWRCTHCNGTRLRKGATGVMRTAEELGRAFPGKAVVTSSGEHIKATVPDAPALVVATVGAEPIAPHGYAAALLLDGNSLLRRENLRAGEDTVRRWFNAAALVKPAREGGLVVITADDTAATGALLRWDAPGFASRELALRKELQLPPAVRVASVTGARADVAHFAEAFDTGASPGTKLRSAGPAPVQLFSGSQSPAAAAEAEVRTLYFIPYADAAETTRAMRALKAANAAKRTSGPVQLRLDGVDVL, from the coding sequence ATGGCAGGACACGAAGCCCAGTCCTCGCTGCTTCAACCCTCGTTGTTGCAGGGTTTTCCGGACCGTGCACCGGTCAACGGGCCGCCACTTGCAGCGGAAAATCCTGTGGCAAGGGTGATCCTTGAGTCGTCATTGCCCCACTTGGACCGGCCCTTCGATTACAGCGTTCCAGCAGAGCTGAGCGAAGATGCTTCACCGGGGGTCCGTGTGAAGGTCAAGTTCAACGGCCAGGAACTCAACGGCTACATCCTGGAACGGCGGGCAGACTCGGACGCTGCGGGGCCCCTCAGCACTTTGCACAAAGTGGTTTCACCGGTAGCTGTACTGACGCCCGCGGTCTCGGAACTGGCCAGTACCGTTGCTGCCCGATACGCCGGAACGCTGAGCGATGTCCTGCGCACCGCCATCCCGCCACGCGTTGCCAAAGTGGAGAAGGAACTGCTGGCAGGAGAACTGGCTTCCGGGGTCGCTGAGCTGAAGCCATTGACCGATGCGCGGGCCTGGGCCAACTACTCCAACGGTCCGTCCTATCTGCAACACCTGGCCGGTGGTGGTTCACCGAAGGCTGTCCTCACTGCACTCCAGGGTTTCGGTCCAGGTGGCTGGCCGGCCCTGGTGGCCTCCGCCGTGGCCACTGTCAGGTCCTCGGGGCGTGGCGCAGTGGTGGTTGTGCCCGACTACCGCGACCTTGAACAACTGGAAAATGCCTTGGCCAAGGTCCTGCCGTCAAGCGACATCGCGCGGCTGGCTGCCGATGACGGCCAGACGCCCCGGTACAGGAATTTTCTCCGGCTCTTGAGCGGCTCCGCCGGTGTTGCTGTTGGAACCCGTTCGGCTGCCTACGCACCCGTCCAGGATCTTGGGCTGGTGGTCTGCTGGGACGACGGCGACGACCTCCACATTGAACAACGGGCTCCCTACGCGCACACCCGGGAGGTCCTGCTGCTGCGCGCCGAGCAGGCGAACGCGGCGTGCCTGATGGCCTCGCACAGCCGCAGCACCGAACTCCAGCGGCTGGTGGAAATGCAGTGGGCGGTGCCGATTGAAGCGCCCCGGACGGTTGCCCGATCCATAGTTCCCCGGGTCCTGAACACCGCTGACAGTTTTGAGCAGGAACGCGATCCCCTGGCAAGGATCGCCCGTTTGCCAGGTGCTGCCTGGCGTGCGGCAAAAGAGGCCTTGGAGCGCGGACCGGTCCTGGTACAGGTAGCGAGGGCCGGATACGCTCCCTCCCTGGTCTGTGAGACCTGCCGCGAATTGGCACGCTGCAACGCCTGCCAGGGCCCACTGGCAATATCCAGCGGCACCGCAATACCGGCTTGCAAGTGGTGTTCCACTCCGGCTCCCCAATGGCGGTGCACCCACTGCAATGGAACCCGGCTGCGGAAGGGAGCTACGGGTGTCATGCGGACTGCGGAGGAACTGGGGCGCGCCTTCCCCGGCAAGGCTGTGGTGACGTCCTCCGGTGAGCACATCAAGGCAACCGTGCCCGACGCCCCTGCCTTGGTGGTGGCAACTGTGGGCGCCGAACCCATCGCACCCCATGGCTATGCTGCCGCCTTGCTGCTGGATGGCAATTCGCTGCTCCGAAGGGAAAACCTCAGGGCCGGCGAGGACACCGTCCGGCGGTGGTTCAATGCCGCTGCCTTGGTAAAGCCGGCCCGTGAGGGAGGCCTTGTGGTCATCACCGCTGATGACACAGCAGCCACCGGGGCGTTGCTGCGGTGGGATGCGCCCGGTTTCGCTTCCAGGGAATTGGCACTGCGTAAGGAACTTCAGCTACCACCGGCTGTCAGGGTGGCCTCCGTGACCGGTGCCAGGGCCGACGTCGCGCATTTTGCCGAAGCATTCGACACCGGCGCTTCCCCGGGAACCAAGCTCCGCAGTGCAGGGCCGGCCCCGGTGCAGCTGTTCAGCGGCAGCCAATCCCCAGCTGCTGCCGCCGAGGCCGAGGTCAGGACGCTGTACTTCATTCCATATGCCGACGCCGCGGAAACCACCCGGGCCATGCGGGCCTTAAAGGCAGCCAACGCCGCCAAGCGCACGTCCGGTCCGGTGCAATTGCGGCTCGACGGCGTAGACGTTCTCTGA
- the metK gene encoding methionine adenosyltransferase produces MTLPLHHEHHGTPSKLRLFTSESVTEGHPDKICDQISDAILDALLAADPESRVAVETMATTGLVHVAGEVTTDAYVEIPQIVRETILGIGYDSSANGFDGARCGVSVSIGQQSNDIAGGVFNSLEAREGRQEDDYDLQGAGDQGIMFGYASDETASYMPTPIWLAHRLSERLTEVRKNGELAYLRPDGKTQVTVGYDGDRPVSVETVVISSQHAEEASLEQLRADLASYVIEPVLAASNLDLSRTANILNPAGAFVIGGPVGDAGLTGRKIIVDTYGGFSRHGGGAFSGKDPSKVDRSAAYAMRWVAKNVVAAGLAKRAEIQIAYAIGQARPVGTYVETFGTETVDPARISEAINELFDLRPRAIIDALDLKRPIYARTAAHGHFGREEPDFTWERLDRVADLKEYFNA; encoded by the coding sequence GTGACTTTACCGCTGCACCATGAACACCATGGCACCCCGTCCAAGCTCCGGCTCTTCACTTCAGAGTCGGTTACCGAAGGGCACCCGGACAAAATCTGCGACCAGATCAGTGATGCCATCCTTGATGCGCTCCTGGCTGCCGATCCCGAGTCCCGTGTGGCCGTTGAAACCATGGCCACTACGGGCTTGGTGCATGTGGCCGGTGAAGTCACGACTGACGCTTACGTCGAGATTCCCCAGATTGTCCGCGAGACCATCCTTGGTATCGGTTATGACTCATCGGCGAATGGCTTCGACGGCGCGCGCTGTGGTGTCTCGGTATCCATTGGCCAACAGTCCAACGACATCGCCGGTGGAGTCTTCAATTCGCTGGAGGCCCGTGAAGGCCGCCAGGAGGACGACTACGACCTCCAGGGCGCAGGGGACCAGGGCATCATGTTCGGCTACGCCAGTGATGAAACGGCCTCCTACATGCCCACCCCCATCTGGCTTGCGCACCGTTTGTCGGAGCGGCTGACTGAAGTCCGCAAGAACGGCGAGTTGGCGTACCTCCGCCCGGATGGGAAGACGCAGGTCACCGTAGGATACGACGGCGACCGTCCGGTTTCGGTTGAAACCGTGGTCATCTCCAGCCAGCACGCCGAGGAAGCCAGCCTGGAGCAGCTTCGGGCAGATCTCGCCAGCTACGTCATCGAGCCCGTGCTGGCGGCATCAAACCTGGATCTCTCGCGGACGGCGAACATCCTGAACCCTGCCGGCGCGTTCGTCATTGGCGGCCCTGTCGGCGACGCCGGCCTCACCGGTCGCAAGATCATTGTGGACACCTATGGTGGGTTCTCCCGCCACGGTGGCGGAGCTTTCTCCGGCAAGGATCCGTCCAAGGTTGACCGTTCAGCTGCCTATGCCATGCGATGGGTTGCCAAGAACGTCGTGGCAGCCGGACTTGCCAAGCGTGCCGAAATCCAGATCGCGTACGCCATCGGGCAAGCACGTCCGGTGGGAACCTACGTCGAAACCTTCGGCACGGAGACCGTGGATCCGGCACGCATCAGCGAAGCGATCAACGAACTCTTTGACCTGCGTCCCCGTGCGATCATCGATGCACTCGACCTGAAGCGGCCCATCTACGCCAGGACAGCAGCCCATGGGCACTTCGGTCGCGAGGAGCCGGACTTTACCTGGGAGCGGCTGGATCGTGTGGCGGACTTGAAGGAATACTTCAACGCCTGA
- the coaBC gene encoding bifunctional phosphopantothenoylcysteine decarboxylase/phosphopantothenate--cysteine ligase CoaBC — protein sequence MRIVLGVGGGIAAYKVASLLRLFTEAGHRVTVIPTEAATRFVGVATWEALSGNPVSNSVFDDVEKVNHVRLGHEADLIVVAPATADLLAKAATGQAGDLLTNTLLMAHGPVLFAPAMHTEMWLHAATQGNVETLRRRGVTVLEPASGRLTGSDSGPGRLPEPEAIFAAAMALVDAPAAETLLTSAELPLAGRTVTISAGGTREALDPVRFLGNRSSGKQGAALASAALAAGATVRFLAAHMDVEPPAGVELVRVESALELREAALKAAVGSDVVIMAAAVADFRPAEVSDTKIKKVDGEDAPVVRLVRNPDILQELVERRNAEGGRQLIVGFAAETGDAQGDVLEHATAKLKRKGCDLLVVNQVGIGRVFGQDDNSVVVLSGHGAEPQSVAGSKADVAAAVVDRVGVELTRVYPAL from the coding sequence GTGCGCATAGTCCTCGGAGTCGGGGGAGGGATAGCAGCCTACAAGGTTGCATCGCTCCTCCGGCTTTTTACTGAAGCCGGCCACAGGGTCACGGTCATCCCCACGGAAGCTGCCACCCGGTTTGTTGGCGTGGCCACGTGGGAAGCCCTCTCGGGGAACCCCGTGAGCAACAGCGTCTTCGATGACGTCGAGAAGGTCAACCATGTGCGTTTGGGCCATGAAGCCGACCTGATCGTGGTTGCGCCCGCTACAGCGGACCTGCTTGCCAAAGCCGCAACAGGACAAGCGGGCGACCTCCTCACCAACACCCTGCTCATGGCACACGGGCCGGTTCTTTTCGCCCCGGCGATGCACACGGAAATGTGGCTGCATGCCGCTACCCAGGGAAACGTCGAAACATTGCGGCGCCGTGGGGTGACAGTCCTGGAGCCTGCTTCCGGCCGTCTCACGGGATCCGACTCGGGTCCTGGCCGCCTGCCGGAGCCCGAGGCAATTTTTGCTGCGGCCATGGCATTGGTCGATGCCCCGGCCGCAGAGACTTTGTTGACTTCGGCGGAGCTGCCCTTGGCTGGCCGGACCGTAACGATCTCCGCCGGCGGCACTCGGGAGGCGCTGGACCCTGTCCGCTTCCTGGGCAACCGTTCCTCCGGCAAGCAGGGAGCTGCCCTTGCTTCGGCTGCTTTGGCTGCCGGTGCAACGGTTCGGTTCCTTGCCGCGCATATGGACGTCGAGCCGCCTGCCGGCGTCGAGCTTGTCCGCGTTGAATCAGCCTTGGAGCTGCGCGAGGCAGCATTGAAAGCGGCAGTTGGTTCCGACGTCGTCATCATGGCTGCCGCCGTAGCGGATTTCCGTCCGGCAGAGGTCTCGGACACCAAGATCAAAAAGGTCGACGGCGAGGACGCGCCCGTTGTGCGGCTGGTACGCAACCCGGACATCCTGCAGGAGCTCGTGGAGCGGCGGAACGCCGAGGGCGGACGTCAGCTGATCGTTGGTTTCGCGGCTGAGACCGGCGATGCCCAAGGCGACGTCCTGGAGCACGCAACGGCCAAACTCAAGCGCAAAGGCTGCGACCTCCTGGTGGTTAATCAGGTGGGCATAGGCCGCGTGTTCGGCCAGGATGACAATTCCGTGGTGGTCCTCTCCGGTCACGGGGCCGAACCGCAGTCGGTCGCCGGCTCCAAGGCTGACGTGGCCGCTGCTGTGGTTGATCGGGTGGGCGTCGAGCTCACGCGTGTCTACCCGGCGTTGTAA
- the rpoZ gene encoding DNA-directed RNA polymerase subunit omega, whose protein sequence is MSTNLEGIINPPIDSLLEAADSKYGLVIFGAKRARQINAYYAQLHEGLFEYVGPLVDTKLNEKSLSIALREINEGLLVSTPIEPAE, encoded by the coding sequence GTGTCCACGAACCTTGAAGGCATCATCAACCCGCCGATCGATTCGCTGCTTGAGGCTGCTGATTCCAAGTACGGCCTGGTCATCTTCGGCGCCAAGCGCGCCCGTCAGATCAACGCCTACTACGCACAGCTCCACGAGGGCCTTTTCGAGTACGTCGGCCCCCTGGTTGACACCAAGCTGAACGAGAAGTCGCTCTCGATCGCCCTGCGCGAGATCAACGAAGGCCTTTTGGTGTCCACACCGATCGAGCCCGCAGAATAA
- the gmk gene encoding guanylate kinase, giving the protein MSKKPGLTVLAGPTAVGKGTVSTYIRDNYPEVWLSVSATTRAARPGEQDGVHYFFKSAEEFDSLVADGELLEWAVVHGQNRYGTLRSTVNAAIAEGKSVLLEIDLQGARQVKEAVPDANFVFLAPPTWDEMVRRLVGRGTETPEEQQRRLETAKLELAAEPEFDHTVINDDVRRAADELVSLMGLTPHQR; this is encoded by the coding sequence GTGAGCAAGAAACCCGGACTGACTGTCCTTGCAGGCCCCACTGCCGTTGGCAAGGGAACCGTTTCCACCTACATCAGGGACAACTATCCAGAGGTCTGGCTCTCCGTCTCGGCAACCACGCGGGCTGCACGTCCGGGTGAGCAGGATGGCGTCCACTACTTCTTCAAATCCGCCGAGGAGTTTGATTCCCTGGTGGCCGATGGTGAGCTGCTGGAGTGGGCCGTGGTCCACGGGCAGAACCGCTACGGGACCCTTCGCAGCACCGTCAACGCAGCAATTGCCGAAGGAAAGTCGGTCCTTCTGGAGATTGACCTCCAAGGCGCGCGCCAGGTCAAGGAGGCCGTTCCGGACGCCAATTTCGTGTTCCTGGCTCCGCCCACCTGGGACGAAATGGTCCGCCGCCTGGTGGGCCGCGGCACGGAAACTCCCGAGGAACAGCAGCGCAGGCTGGAAACCGCTAAACTGGAACTTGCTGCTGAACCGGAGTTTGACCACACCGTCATCAATGACGACGTTCGCCGGGCAGCGGACGAGCTTGTTTCACTCATGGGGCTTACCCCGCACCAGCGCTAA
- the mihF gene encoding integration host factor, actinobacterial type, translating into MGLKELTPQERSDALEKAAKARAVRAAAKERLKRGEVSIAELISSGTTDEAIARMRVVELLEALPGIGPVRAAGIMAEIGIAGSRRIRGLGIHQARALVDFMDTQQSV; encoded by the coding sequence GTGGGCCTTAAAGAGCTGACACCACAGGAGCGTTCCGATGCGCTGGAGAAGGCGGCCAAGGCGAGGGCAGTCCGTGCCGCCGCCAAGGAAAGGCTTAAGCGCGGCGAGGTGAGTATCGCGGAGTTGATCTCCTCCGGCACTACGGACGAGGCGATCGCCCGCATGCGTGTGGTGGAACTCCTGGAGGCCCTGCCGGGCATCGGTCCGGTCCGGGCGGCGGGGATCATGGCGGAGATTGGCATCGCCGGGTCCCGCCGCATCAGGGGCCTGGGAATTCACCAGGCCCGGGCGCTGGTAGATTTTATGGATACCCAGCAAAGCGTATGA
- the pyrF gene encoding orotidine-5'-phosphate decarboxylase, whose product MPESASPQQGQQPARESFGSRLAAAMASRGPLCVGIDPHPQLLADWGLNDDAAGLERFSLTVVEAVSSLAAAVKPQVALYERHGSAGMAVLERTLAASAEAGVLSIADAKRGDIGSTMAAYADAWLRDGSSLAADSVTLSPYLGFESLRPALDLAAQYGRGVFVLALTSNTEGKSVQHVGGSESVARRIALAAGVENQRYSGALGSVGLVVGATIGSALDDLGIDLGQVRGAILAPGLGAQGATPADLRATFGAAYPTVLATSSRGILAAGPTVEGLRAATEATLRDLRS is encoded by the coding sequence ATGCCTGAGTCTGCTTCACCCCAGCAGGGTCAGCAGCCGGCCCGGGAGTCCTTTGGCTCCCGGCTGGCTGCGGCCATGGCTTCCCGTGGCCCGCTCTGCGTCGGAATTGATCCGCACCCGCAGCTGTTGGCCGACTGGGGATTGAACGACGACGCCGCAGGGCTGGAGCGTTTTTCGCTGACGGTGGTGGAGGCGGTGTCTTCCCTCGCTGCCGCGGTCAAGCCGCAAGTGGCGCTCTATGAGCGTCACGGTTCCGCCGGAATGGCGGTCCTTGAACGCACCTTGGCTGCATCCGCGGAGGCAGGGGTACTCAGTATCGCTGACGCCAAGCGCGGGGATATTGGTTCCACCATGGCCGCGTATGCCGATGCCTGGCTTCGTGATGGTTCATCCTTGGCCGCTGACTCAGTGACACTGAGCCCTTACCTTGGCTTTGAGTCATTGCGCCCTGCGTTGGATCTTGCTGCGCAGTACGGCAGGGGAGTGTTCGTCCTGGCTTTGACGTCCAACACTGAGGGGAAGTCCGTCCAGCATGTTGGCGGAAGCGAGTCAGTTGCCCGCAGGATTGCCTTGGCGGCCGGCGTCGAGAATCAGCGTTACAGCGGGGCCCTTGGTTCGGTTGGACTGGTAGTGGGGGCAACCATCGGCTCTGCCTTGGATGACCTGGGTATCGATCTTGGACAGGTCCGCGGGGCGATCCTGGCTCCCGGGCTTGGCGCCCAGGGTGCCACCCCTGCTGACCTTCGAGCCACGTTCGGAGCCGCATATCCCACGGTCCTTGCTACGTCCAGCCGGGGCATCCTGGCCGCGGGTCCCACCGTGGAAGGCCTGCGTGCGGCCACCGAAGCGACCCTGAGGGATCTCCGCTCCTGA